In Callospermophilus lateralis isolate mCalLat2 chromosome 10, mCalLat2.hap1, whole genome shotgun sequence, a single genomic region encodes these proteins:
- the Ephb3 gene encoding ephrin type-B receptor 3: MARARPPPQPSPPGLLLLLPQLLLLPLLLLPAGCRALEETLMDTKWVTSELAWTSHPESGWEEVSGYDEAMNPIRTYQVCNVRESSQNNWLRTGFIWRRDVQRVYVELKFTVRDCNSIPNIPGSCKETFNLFYYEADSDVASASSPFWMENPYVKVDTIAPDESFSRLDAGRVNTKVRSFGPLSKAGFYLAFQDQGACMSLISVRAFYKKCASTTAGFALFPETLTGAEPTSLVIAPGTCIPNAVEVSVPLKLYCNGDGEWMVPVGACTCATGHEPAAKESQCRPCPSGSYKAKQGEGPCLPCPANSRTTSSAASICTCHNNFYRADSDSADSACTTVPSPPRGVISNVNETSLILEWSEPRDLGGRDDLLYNVICKKCRGGPGVGGPSACSRCDDNVEFVPRQLGLTERRVHISHLLAHTRYTFEVQAVNGVSGKSPLPPRFAAVNITTNQAAPSEVPTLRLHSSSGSSLTLSWAPPERPNGVILDYEMKYFEKSEGIASTVTSQKNSVQLDGLRPDARYVVQVRARTVAGYGQYSRPAEFETTSERGSGAQHLQEQLPLIVGSATAGLVFVVAVVVIAIVCLRRQRHSSDSEYTEKLQQYIAPGMKVYIDPFTYEDPNEAVREFAKEIDVSCVKIEEVIGAGEFGEVCRGRLKQPGRREVFVAIKTLKVGYTERQRRDFLSEASIMGQFDHPNIIRLEGVVTKSRPVMILTEFMENCALDSFLRLNDGQFTVIQLVGMLRGIAAGMKYLSEMNYVHRDLAARNILVNSNLVCKVSDFGLSRFLEDDPSDPTYTSSLGGKIPIRWTAPEAIAYRKFTSASDVWSYGIVMWEVMSYGERPYWDMSNQDVINAVEQDYRLPPPMDCPTALHQLMLDCWVRDRNLRPKFSQIVNTLDKLIRNAASLKVIASAQSGMSQPLLDRTVPDYTTFTTVGDWLDAIKMGRYKESFVSAGFASFDLVAQMTAEDLLRIGVTLAGHQKKILSSIQDMRLQMNQTLPVQV; encoded by the exons ATGGCCCGAGCCCGCCCGCCGCCGCAGCCGTCGCCGCCGGGGCTCCTGCTGCTGCTCcctcagctgctgctgctgccgctgctgctaCTTCCCGCCGGCTGCCGCGCTCTGGAAG AGACCCTCATGGACACAAAATGGGTGACGTCTGAGTTGGCATGGACATCTCATCCAGAAAGTGGG TGGGAGGAGGTGAGTGGCTATGACGAGGCCATGAACCCCATCCGCACCTATCAGGTGTGCAACGTGCGTGAGTCGAGCCAGAACAATTGGCTTCGCACGGGATTCATCTGGAGGCGGGACGTGCAGCGGGTCTACGTGGAGCTCAAGTTCACTGTGCGTGACTGCAACAGCATCCCTAACATCCCTGGCTCCTGCAAGGAGACCTTCAACCTCTTCTATTATGAGGCTGACAGTGATGTGGCTTCAGCCTCCTCCCCGTTCTGGATGGAGAACCCTTATGTGAAAGTGGACACCATTGCACCGGATGAGAGCTTCTCACGGCTCGATGCGGGTCGGGTCAACACCAAGGTGCGCAGCTTTGGGCCGCTTTCCAAGGCCGGCTTCTACTTGGCCTTCCAGGACCAGGGTGCCTGCATGTCGCTCATCTCCGTGCGCGCCTTCTACAAGAAGTGTGCATCCACCACTGCAGGCTTCGCACTCTTCCCTGAAACCCTCACTGGGGCCGAGCCCACCTCGCTGGTCATTGCTCCTGGCACCTGCATCCCTAATGCTGTGGAGGTGTCGGTGCCCCTCAAGCTCTACTGCAATGGCGACGGGGAGTGGATGGTGCCTGTGGGCGCCTGCACCTGTGCCACTGGCCATGAGCCAGCTGCCAAGGAGTCCCAGTGCCGCC CCTGTCCCTCTGGGAGTTACAAGGCAAAGCAAGGAGAGGGGCCCTGCCTCCCCTGCCCCGCCAACAGCCGCACCACCTCCTCGGCCGCCAGCATCTGCACCTGCCATAATAACTTCTACCGTGCTGACTCGGACTCCGCAGACAGCGCCTGTACCA CGGTGCCATCTCCACCCAGGGGTGTGATCTCCAATGTGAATGAGACCTCACTGATCCTTGAGTGGAGTGAGCCCCGGGACCTTGGTGGCCGGGATGACCTCTTgtataatgtcatctgcaaaaaGTGCCGTGGGGGTCCCGGGGTCGGGGGACCCTCAGCCTGCTCACGCTGTGATGACAACGTGGAGTTTGTGCCTCGGCAGCTGGGCCTGACAGAGCGCCGGGTCCACATCAGCCATCTGCTGGCCCACACACGCTACACCTTTGAGGTGCAGGCGGTCAACGGTGTCTCTGGCAAGAGCCCTCTGCCACCCCGATTCGCAGCTGTGAATATCACCACCAACCAAGCTG CTCCATCGGAGGTGCCTACGCTACGCCTGCACAGCAGCTCAGGGAGCAGCCTGACCCTGTCCTGGGCCCCTCCGGAGCGGCCCAATGGAGTCATCCTGGACTATGAGATGAAGTACTTCGAGAAG AGTGAAGGCATCGCCTCCACAGTGACCAGCCAGAAAAACTCGGTGCAGCTGGATGGGCTGCGGCCTGACGCGCGCTACGTGGTCCAGGTCCGTGCCCGTACTGTAGCTGGCTATGGGCAGTACAGCCGCCCGGCTGAGTTTGAGACCACGAGTGAAAGAG GCTCTGGTGCCCAGCATCTCCAGGAGCAGCTTCCCCTCATTGTGGGCTCCGCTACTGCCGGGCTTGTCTTCGTGGTGGCCGTTGTGGTCATCGCTATTGTTTGCCTCAG GAGGCAGCGGCACAGCTCTGATTCCGAATACACAGAGAAGCTGCAGCAATACA TTGCTCCTGGAATGAAGGTTTATATTGACCCTTTTACCTACGAAGACCCCAATGAGGCTGTGCGGGAGTTTGCCAAAGAGATTGATGTGTCCTGCGTCAAAATCGAAGAGGTGATTGGAGCTG GGGAGTTTGGGGAAGTGTGCCGGGGTCGGCTGAAACAGCCTGGCCGCCGGGAGGTGTTTGTGGCCATCAAGACACTGAAGGTGGGCTACACTGAGAGGCAGCGGCGGGACTTCCTAAGTGAGGCCTCTATCATGGGCCAGTTCGACCATCCCAACATAATCCGGCTGGAGGGTGTGGTCACCAAAAGTCGGCCTGTCATGATCCTCACTGAGTTCATGGAGAACTGTGCGCTGGACTCCTTCCTCCGG CTCAATGATGGACAGTTCACAGTCATCCAGCTGGTAGGCATGTTGCGGGGCATTGCTGCTGGCATGAAGTATCTGTCTGAGATGAACTACGTGCACCGAGACCTGGCTGCCCGCAACATCCTTGTCAACAGCAACCTGGTCTGCAAAGTCTCAGACTTTGGCCTCTCTCGCTTCCTGGAGGATGACCCTTCTGATCCCACCTACACCAGCTCCCTG GGCGGAAAGATCCCCATCCGCTGGACTGCCCCAGAGGCAATAGCCTATCGGAAGTTCACCTCTGCTAGTGATGTCTGGAGCTACGGAATTGTCATGTGGGAGGTCATGAGCTATGGAGAACGACCCTACTGGGACATGAGCAACCAGGAT GTCATCAATGCCGTGGAGCAGGATTATCGGCTGCCACCACCCATGGACTGCCCCACAGCACTGCACCAGCTTATGCTGGACTGCTGGGTGCGGGACCGGAACCTCAGGCCCAAATTCTCCCAGATCGTCAATACCCTGGACAAACTCATTCGCAATGCTGCCAGCCTCAAGGTCATCGCCAGTGCCCAGTCTGG CATGTCACAGCCCCTCCTGGACCGCACAGTCCCAGATTATACAACCTTCACAACAGTCGGTGACTGGTTGGATGCCATCAAGATGGGGCGCTACAAGGAGAGCTTCGTCAGTGCAGGGTTTGCATCCTTTGACCTGGTGGCCCAGATGACTGCAGA AGATCTGCTCCGGATTGGGGTCACCCTGGCTGGCCACCAGAAGAAGATTCTCAGCAGTATTCAGGACATGCGGCTGCAGATGAACCAGACACTGCCTGTGCAGGTCTGA